Proteins from one Deinococcus apachensis DSM 19763 genomic window:
- a CDS encoding HD domain-containing protein produces MRSLPLSARVSRKARGYLGKVRRLARSLSAHYAHPDDTWAAAQLTPREARVYLGMDARDREHACRVTRHLLRDHPDAAPEVVAAALLHDCGKSIRPYRVTERVLVGLVPNRIARLLPFGPLAVRAYHPELGAELLARAGARPRVARLVARHHHAGGDPEAALLHHYDDLE; encoded by the coding sequence ATGCGCTCTCTGCCCCTCTCTGCCCGGGTGTCCCGCAAGGCGCGCGGCTATCTGGGCAAGGTGCGGCGGCTCGCGCGCAGCCTGAGTGCTCATTACGCCCACCCTGACGACACCTGGGCCGCGGCGCAGCTCACGCCCCGGGAGGCCCGCGTGTATCTCGGGATGGACGCCCGCGACCGCGAGCACGCCTGCCGGGTGACCCGCCACCTGCTGCGCGACCACCCGGACGCCGCGCCCGAGGTGGTGGCCGCCGCCCTGCTGCACGACTGCGGCAAGAGCATCCGCCCGTACCGGGTGACCGAGCGCGTCCTCGTCGGCCTGGTGCCCAACCGCATAGCCCGGCTCCTGCCGTTCGGACCGCTGGCGGTGCGGGCCTACCACCCCGAACTGGGCGCGGAGCTGCTGGCACGAGCGGGGGCAAGGCCCCGGGTCGCCCGACTCGTCGCCCGGCACCACCACGCGGGTGGGGACCCGGAAGCGGCGCTGCTGCACCACTACGACGATCTGGAGTAG
- a CDS encoding ComEA family DNA-binding protein, with product MFFAERLWTLVLVVGLLVVAGLALGPVLHPAARAPTVTHVALPPPAQSGEAAPEYPTTASVQPLISGRVNLNSATPEQLEALPKVGPALAARIVQGRPYRSLADLDRVKGIGPSTLAALRPLVTF from the coding sequence GTGTTTTTCGCCGAACGTCTCTGGACGTTGGTGCTCGTGGTCGGCCTGCTCGTCGTGGCGGGGCTGGCCCTCGGCCCGGTGCTGCATCCGGCCGCCCGGGCGCCGACAGTTACTCATGTCGCTCTGCCGCCTCCAGCGCAGTCCGGGGAGGCCGCCCCCGAATACCCCACCACCGCGAGCGTTCAGCCGCTGATCTCGGGCCGGGTCAACCTCAATTCCGCCACTCCGGAACAACTGGAGGCCCTGCCCAAGGTCGGCCCCGCGCTTGCCGCCCGCATCGTGCAGGGAAGGCCCTACCGCAGCCTCGCGGACCTCGACCGGGTGAAGGGCATCGGCCCCTCCACCCTCGCGGCCCTGCGCCCGCTGGTGACCTTCTGA
- a CDS encoding antibiotic biosynthesis monooxygenase, whose translation MNDAVLSEQPPLDPVNLIVRRRIRPGREAEFEALLAEAIARLSGLPGHRGTGVIRPAPGEREYTLLARFDTVTSAANWELSPERAEWLSRVEPLVDGRVSFEKQPGLEFWFTPPASPTLRQPPRWKMALLTLAALYPVSLTSGLLLGPVLGHWPLPLRALAQAMLIVPLMTYLVMPLATRLAAAWLKP comes from the coding sequence GTGAACGACGCCGTCCTGAGCGAGCAGCCTCCCCTGGACCCGGTGAACCTGATCGTTCGCCGCCGCATCCGCCCCGGCCGGGAAGCCGAGTTCGAGGCCCTGCTGGCCGAGGCCATCGCCCGGCTCTCAGGTCTGCCCGGTCACCGGGGAACGGGCGTGATCCGGCCCGCGCCCGGCGAACGCGAATACACCCTGCTGGCCCGCTTCGACACGGTCACGAGCGCGGCGAACTGGGAACTCTCCCCCGAACGTGCCGAGTGGCTCTCCCGCGTCGAGCCCCTGGTCGACGGCCGGGTCAGTTTCGAGAAGCAGCCCGGCCTGGAATTCTGGTTCACGCCGCCCGCCAGTCCCACCCTGCGTCAACCCCCGCGCTGGAAGATGGCGCTGTTGACCCTGGCGGCGCTGTACCCCGTCAGCCTGACCTCGGGGCTCCTCCTCGGTCCCGTCCTGGGGCACTGGCCCCTGCCGCTGCGGGCGCTGGCCCAGGCCATGCTGATCGTGCCGCTGATGACCTACCTGGTGATGCCCCTGGCGACCCGCCTTGCAGCGGCCTGGCTTAAGCCGTAA
- the hpt gene encoding hypoxanthine phosphoribosyltransferase translates to MSLAPGNGPVQITQDQLQARIQELGQKIRADYAGREPHLICVLNGAFLFHADLVRALGIPCTIDFLQASSYGDAKQTSGEVKLVKDLQFPISGRHVILVEDIVDTGITMNYLLHYLQGRGPASLKVAALLSKPSRRRVEVPVEYLGFTIPDAFVYGYGLDRSQFDRNLPFITSQE, encoded by the coding sequence ATGAGCCTCGCCCCCGGCAACGGCCCCGTGCAGATCACGCAGGACCAGCTTCAGGCCCGCATTCAGGAACTCGGACAGAAGATTCGGGCCGACTACGCGGGCAGGGAGCCGCACCTGATCTGTGTGCTGAACGGCGCCTTTCTCTTTCACGCGGACCTCGTGCGGGCCCTCGGCATTCCCTGCACCATCGACTTTCTCCAGGCCAGTTCCTACGGCGACGCCAAGCAGACGAGCGGCGAGGTCAAGCTCGTCAAGGACCTGCAGTTTCCCATCAGCGGGCGCCACGTGATCCTCGTCGAGGACATCGTGGACACCGGCATCACCATGAATTACCTGCTGCACTACCTCCAGGGGCGCGGCCCCGCCAGCCTCAAGGTCGCCGCGCTCCTGAGCAAGCCCAGCCGCCGCCGGGTGGAGGTGCCCGTTGAGTACCTGGGCTTCACCATCCCCGACGCCTTCGTGTACGGCTACGGCCTCGACCGCTCGCAGTTCGACCGCAACCTGCCGTTCATCACGAGCCAGGAGTGA
- the trpC gene encoding indole-3-glycerol phosphate synthase TrpC: MKGEAVTHFDHVPGVLGRIVRERAQDYAGADPDPGAPRPRKGRFRSALSSPGLALIAEVKRASPSEGAIAPLDPAQAARAYEMGGAAAISVLTEPRHFDGNPEALHAVVAAVGRPVLRKDFVVHPAMLREAADWGASAALLMVSVLGEAVGEYLKTAHHLGLDALVEVHNEQELDLALAAGAEIIGVNNRDLTTLAIDLGVSPQLIQRAREGGFSGVLVAESGYRTAADLASVRDLADAVLVGSSLAGSGDLARAARELMAS, encoded by the coding sequence ATGAAGGGTGAGGCCGTTACCCACTTCGACCACGTGCCCGGCGTGCTGGGCCGCATCGTGCGCGAGCGCGCTCAGGACTACGCGGGGGCGGACCCGGACCCCGGTGCCCCCCGCCCCCGCAAAGGCAGGTTCCGCTCCGCCCTGTCCAGCCCCGGCCTCGCCCTGATCGCCGAGGTCAAGCGCGCCAGCCCGAGTGAGGGTGCCATAGCCCCCCTCGACCCGGCACAGGCCGCGCGGGCCTACGAGATGGGCGGCGCGGCGGCCATCAGCGTCCTCACCGAGCCGCGGCACTTCGACGGCAACCCGGAGGCGCTGCACGCGGTCGTCGCGGCGGTGGGGCGGCCCGTCCTCCGCAAGGACTTCGTGGTCCACCCGGCGATGCTGCGCGAGGCGGCCGACTGGGGGGCTTCCGCCGCGCTGCTGATGGTCAGCGTGCTGGGCGAGGCGGTCGGCGAGTACCTGAAGACGGCGCATCACCTCGGTCTCGACGCGCTGGTAGAGGTCCATAACGAACAGGAACTCGACCTCGCGCTCGCGGCGGGCGCAGAAATTATCGGGGTGAACAACCGCGACCTCACGACGCTCGCCATTGACCTGGGGGTCAGTCCCCAGCTCATTCAGCGGGCACGGGAGGGGGGCTTTTCGGGCGTTCTCGTCGCCGAGAGTGGTTACCGGACCGCCGCCGACCTCGCCAGCGTGCGGGACCTCGCCGACGCCGTGCTGGTGGGGAGCAGCCTCGCCGGAAGTGGGGACCTGGCGCGCGCCGCCCGCGAATTGATGGCCTCTTGA
- a CDS encoding 30S ribosomal protein S1, protein MEDQTQTPAAEGGTIQPVPGTEQQSSQQAQTAPAQASAPASSTDDRDYPAMTMEDVLASEATEHQSVSRGDIVDGTVVFIGNEGIAVDIGAKVEGTIPLNQITEEPVTLEQAQGMYKPGDKIEAYVVRVDLANNQIVLSKKRADQDKGWRVLERMQENDEAFEVEVLEKVRGGLVAQVEGIRAFLPASQVDTRRVNDLDPYVGKPLMVKLIELNRKRNRVIISHRAIMEAQKAQAREQTIGKLVPGATFEGEVVEITDFGVFVNLGGIDGLVHRSELTYGRFNHPRDVVKVGDKVQVQVIDVDEGRERINLSMKSLTQDPWQGAVEKYHIGQRVRGKVTNLTNFGAFVELEPGLEGLVHVSEMSWTKRVRHPNEVLKEGDEVEAVILRIDPRERRISLGIRQTTDDPWSALPDRYPPGTPVKGKITGMTDFGVFMEIEEGIEGLIHISELDTQRVNNPADLFKKGDEIEAVILNIDPVEQRASLSRRRALGGGGPVRDYVSQGGGTRSDRYSGGGGQSGGNRGGGGGRGGRGGGADYNYNAKDASQGGKISTKLGDVYADLFAQFGLGGDKKDNAQGESTENKDKQGE, encoded by the coding sequence ATGGAAGACCAGACCCAGACCCCCGCCGCTGAGGGCGGGACCATTCAGCCCGTGCCGGGCACCGAGCAGCAGAGCTCCCAGCAGGCCCAGACGGCCCCCGCCCAGGCGAGCGCCCCCGCCAGCAGCACGGACGACCGTGACTACCCCGCCATGACCATGGAGGACGTCCTCGCCAGCGAGGCAACCGAGCACCAGTCGGTCAGCCGGGGCGACATCGTGGACGGCACCGTGGTGTTTATCGGCAACGAGGGCATCGCGGTGGACATCGGCGCCAAGGTGGAGGGCACCATTCCCCTCAACCAGATCACCGAGGAGCCGGTCACGCTGGAGCAGGCCCAGGGGATGTACAAGCCCGGCGACAAGATCGAGGCGTACGTCGTGCGGGTGGACCTCGCCAACAACCAGATCGTTCTCTCCAAGAAGCGCGCGGACCAGGACAAGGGCTGGCGGGTGCTGGAGCGCATGCAGGAGAACGACGAGGCCTTTGAGGTCGAGGTGCTCGAAAAGGTGCGCGGCGGGCTCGTGGCGCAGGTCGAGGGCATTCGGGCGTTCCTCCCCGCCTCCCAGGTGGACACCCGGCGCGTGAACGACCTGGACCCCTACGTGGGCAAGCCGCTGATGGTCAAGCTGATCGAGCTTAACCGCAAGCGCAACCGGGTCATCATCAGCCACCGCGCGATCATGGAGGCCCAGAAGGCCCAGGCGCGCGAGCAGACCATCGGCAAGCTGGTGCCCGGCGCTACCTTCGAGGGCGAGGTCGTCGAGATCACGGACTTCGGCGTCTTCGTGAACCTGGGCGGCATTGACGGTCTGGTTCACCGCAGCGAGCTGACCTATGGCCGCTTCAACCACCCCCGCGACGTGGTGAAGGTGGGCGACAAGGTCCAGGTCCAGGTCATCGACGTGGACGAGGGCCGCGAGCGCATCAACCTCTCCATGAAGTCGCTCACCCAGGACCCCTGGCAGGGCGCGGTCGAGAAGTACCACATCGGCCAGCGGGTGCGCGGCAAGGTCACCAACCTGACCAACTTCGGCGCGTTCGTCGAGCTGGAGCCCGGCCTGGAAGGGCTGGTCCACGTCAGCGAGATGAGCTGGACCAAGCGCGTGCGTCACCCCAACGAGGTGCTGAAGGAGGGCGACGAGGTCGAGGCCGTCATCCTGCGGATCGACCCCCGGGAGCGGCGCATCTCCCTGGGTATTCGCCAGACCACGGACGATCCCTGGAGCGCGCTGCCCGACCGCTACCCGCCCGGCACGCCCGTCAAGGGCAAGATCACCGGCATGACCGACTTCGGCGTCTTCATGGAGATTGAGGAGGGCATCGAGGGCCTGATCCACATCAGCGAACTCGACACGCAGCGCGTGAACAACCCCGCCGACCTCTTCAAGAAGGGCGACGAGATCGAGGCCGTGATCCTGAACATCGACCCCGTGGAGCAGCGCGCGAGCCTGTCGCGTCGCCGCGCCCTGGGCGGCGGTGGTCCGGTGCGCGACTACGTCAGTCAGGGTGGCGGCACCCGCAGCGACCGCTATAGCGGTGGCGGCGGTCAGAGCGGTGGCAACCGTGGCGGCGGTGGTGGTCGCGGCGGTCGCGGCGGCGGTGCCGACTACAACTACAACGCCAAGGACGCTTCTCAGGGCGGCAAGATCAGCACGAAGCTGGGCGACGTGTACGCCGACCTCTTCGCGCAGTTCGGCCTGGGCGGCGACAAGAAGGACAACGCGCAGGGCGAGAGCACCGAGAACAAGGACAAGCAGGGCGAGTAA
- the trxB gene encoding thioredoxin-disulfide reductase, which translates to MTSAPVQNYDVVIIGGGPAGLTAAIYAGRGSLSTLVLEKGLPGGQIAQTEEVENYPGFPEPISGMELSQRMVQQAEKFGARIEMDEVEAIESTPTSHPYVFTVRGYSGTYRAKSIILATGANPRRLNVPGEEHFWGKGVSTCATCDGFFYRGKKVIVIGGGDAAVEEGLFLTKFAEEVTLIHRRDSLRANKVAQARAFANPKMKFVWDTVVEEIQGEDHVTGVRLKNLKTGEVTDMPTDGVFIFIGHVPNTDFVQGTVRLRDDGYVEVTDEIYTSVPLLFAAGDVSDYVYRQLATSVGAGTRAAMSAERALAALELETETAAD; encoded by the coding sequence ATGACGAGTGCCCCCGTGCAGAACTACGACGTGGTGATCATCGGTGGCGGTCCCGCTGGCCTGACCGCCGCCATCTACGCGGGCCGAGGCAGCCTCAGCACCCTGGTGCTGGAAAAGGGCCTGCCCGGCGGCCAGATTGCCCAGACCGAGGAGGTCGAGAATTACCCCGGCTTTCCCGAGCCCATCAGCGGCATGGAACTCTCGCAGCGCATGGTGCAGCAGGCCGAGAAGTTCGGCGCCCGCATCGAGATGGACGAGGTGGAGGCCATCGAGTCCACGCCGACCAGCCATCCCTATGTGTTCACCGTGCGCGGTTACAGCGGCACCTACCGCGCGAAGAGCATCATTCTGGCGACCGGGGCCAATCCCCGCCGCCTGAACGTCCCCGGCGAGGAGCATTTCTGGGGCAAGGGGGTCTCGACCTGCGCGACCTGCGACGGCTTCTTCTACCGCGGCAAGAAGGTCATTGTGATCGGCGGCGGCGACGCGGCGGTCGAGGAGGGCCTCTTCCTGACCAAGTTCGCCGAGGAGGTGACCCTGATCCACCGCCGGGACAGCCTGCGTGCCAACAAGGTCGCCCAGGCGCGGGCCTTCGCCAACCCCAAGATGAAATTCGTCTGGGACACGGTGGTCGAGGAGATTCAGGGCGAGGACCACGTGACGGGCGTGCGGCTGAAGAACCTGAAGACGGGTGAGGTCACCGACATGCCGACCGACGGGGTGTTCATCTTCATCGGGCATGTGCCGAACACCGACTTCGTTCAGGGCACGGTGCGGCTGCGCGACGACGGGTACGTGGAGGTGACCGACGAGATCTACACCAGTGTGCCCCTGCTGTTCGCGGCGGGCGACGTGTCGGATTACGTGTACCGCCAGCTCGCCACCAGCGTGGGGGCGGGCACCCGTGCCGCGATGAGTGCCGAGCGCGCCCTGGCGGCGTTAGAGCTGGAAACCGAGACGGCGGCCGACTGA
- a CDS encoding DNA internalization-related competence protein ComEC/Rec2 yields MVGRHAVDPRPAAVSPTRAASGRLAWPVPLALGVMGGILLGLGVWWGGLVVLAGALLAVLDGRPVLALLALVGTGLGFGAQHLNAAQPDRMAPWVGAQVTLTGEWDGQFLRLSDPPARVAVSPKPHVPPGQVVLSGRLVRPQERRVPGGFDQAAWLRGQGGLFVPTPTTVLVAARVRGSKPQGGVRGWFRRGLTVGLGQRQAALMQAIELGDRNDIGQESFEDGYAVRDAFARSGLSHLMALSGQNVALLTGAVLWLLVRFRVPLVWRYVLAAAFLGPYLLLVGLSPSIFRACLMGAAVLMGYALGRGRPDPLAVIALAAVLCLLPFPLWLLDVGFQLSFLAVLGLTLSGRLAERLPGRWPMWLRLALVATVLAELATLPVIAGAFGQLPLVGLPANLLAEGLMAALVPLGFLAGLLGPLAIAMNWLTGLLASVLLWVVEVFGHAPVLSWGSVRPAGFVAYAVAALAGVLWLRGRVRAPFALGTLLACAALTLLPGLIHPPRELVFIDVGQGDSTLIRARGLNVLVDGGGSVGSDFDVGARTVVPALRALGVRSLDVVVATHADTDHIEGLSAVLRAFPVGELWIGQRKTDDPVLAAVFAAAGERHVPVREVRRGDRLGVDGVTLTVLWPTGKVWSTEDNDNSVAMTVESRGFRTALLGDLPDPAEALIGVGDLDLLKAAHHGSRHSTGGAVLRETTPHDVLISVGRNTYGHPHPDVLARIAEAEAKVWRTDELGTIRWPLP; encoded by the coding sequence ATGGTCGGGCGGCACGCCGTTGACCCTCGCCCCGCCGCCGTCAGCCCCACCCGCGCCGCCTCCGGGCGCCTCGCCTGGCCCGTCCCGCTCGCCCTAGGCGTGATGGGCGGCATTCTGCTCGGGCTGGGGGTGTGGTGGGGAGGCCTGGTGGTGCTGGCTGGGGCACTCCTCGCGGTCCTGGATGGTCGCCCGGTCCTGGCCCTGCTGGCGCTTGTCGGGACGGGCCTAGGTTTCGGCGCCCAGCATCTGAATGCGGCGCAGCCTGACCGGATGGCCCCCTGGGTCGGCGCCCAGGTCACGCTGACGGGGGAGTGGGACGGGCAGTTCCTGCGGCTCTCGGACCCACCCGCCCGGGTAGCGGTGTCCCCGAAACCGCATGTTCCGCCCGGCCAGGTGGTGCTGAGTGGTCGACTGGTGCGTCCGCAGGAACGGCGCGTGCCCGGCGGGTTCGATCAGGCGGCGTGGCTTCGCGGTCAGGGCGGCCTCTTCGTGCCGACCCCAACGACCGTGCTCGTCGCTGCGCGGGTTCGGGGGAGCAAGCCCCAGGGTGGCGTTCGCGGCTGGTTTCGCCGTGGCCTCACCGTGGGGTTGGGTCAGCGTCAGGCCGCCCTGATGCAGGCCATCGAACTCGGCGACCGCAACGACATCGGCCAGGAGAGCTTTGAGGACGGGTACGCCGTCCGTGACGCCTTCGCCCGCTCGGGGCTCTCGCACCTGATGGCGCTCAGCGGGCAGAACGTGGCGCTGCTGACCGGCGCCGTGTTGTGGCTGCTGGTCCGCTTCCGGGTGCCGCTGGTGTGGCGGTACGTGCTGGCGGCGGCGTTCCTGGGACCTTACCTGCTCCTGGTGGGGCTCTCGCCCAGCATCTTCCGGGCGTGTCTGATGGGCGCGGCGGTCCTGATGGGCTACGCGCTGGGCCGCGGCCGACCCGACCCCCTCGCGGTAATCGCGCTCGCCGCCGTCCTCTGCCTGCTGCCCTTTCCGCTGTGGCTGCTTGACGTGGGCTTTCAGCTCTCGTTCCTGGCGGTGCTGGGGCTGACACTTTCGGGACGCCTTGCGGAGCGCCTGCCTGGGCGCTGGCCCATGTGGCTGCGGCTCGCGCTGGTGGCGACCGTTCTGGCGGAACTCGCCACGTTGCCCGTCATCGCCGGGGCCTTCGGGCAGCTTCCACTCGTCGGCCTGCCCGCCAACCTGCTCGCAGAGGGGCTGATGGCCGCCCTCGTGCCGCTGGGCTTCCTGGCGGGATTGCTGGGACCGCTCGCCATTGCCATGAACTGGCTGACCGGGCTGCTGGCCTCCGTCCTGCTCTGGGTGGTGGAGGTATTTGGGCACGCGCCCGTCCTGAGCTGGGGCAGCGTACGCCCGGCGGGCTTCGTTGCCTACGCGGTCGCTGCTCTCGCCGGGGTGCTGTGGCTGCGGGGCCGCGTGCGGGCGCCGTTCGCCCTGGGAACGCTCCTCGCCTGCGCCGCCCTGACCCTGCTGCCCGGGTTAATCCACCCTCCCCGCGAGCTGGTATTCATCGATGTGGGGCAGGGCGATAGCACGTTGATCCGGGCACGGGGGCTGAATGTGCTGGTGGATGGGGGAGGCTCCGTCGGTTCGGACTTCGATGTGGGCGCCCGAACGGTAGTCCCGGCCCTGCGTGCCCTGGGCGTACGCTCGCTGGATGTGGTGGTTGCGACCCACGCGGATACGGACCACATAGAGGGACTTTCAGCCGTCCTGCGCGCTTTTCCAGTCGGGGAACTGTGGATCGGGCAGCGCAAGACGGACGACCCGGTGCTGGCGGCCGTCTTCGCCGCCGCCGGGGAGCGCCATGTCCCCGTGCGGGAGGTCCGGCGTGGCGACCGCCTTGGCGTGGACGGCGTGACCCTGACCGTCCTGTGGCCGACGGGCAAGGTCTGGTCCACCGAGGACAACGACAACAGCGTGGCAATGACGGTGGAGTCGCGCGGCTTCCGCACCGCCCTGCTCGGCGACCTGCCCGACCCTGCCGAGGCGTTGATCGGTGTGGGCGACCTCGACCTGCTCAAAGCGGCGCACCACGGTAGCCGTCACAGCACTGGAGGGGCCGTCCTGCGCGAAACCACGCCCCACGACGTGCTGATCAGCGTGGGCCGCAACACCTACGGGCACCCGCACCCGGATGTGCTGGCCCGGATTGCGGAGGCTGAGGCGAAGGTCTGGCGCACGGACGAACTGGGCACAATCCGCTGGCCGCTACCCTGA
- a CDS encoding MBL fold metallo-hydrolase, which yields MRGTLTFVGTADSKGVPRFWCACPICTEARTGGLNRRTRSAALIRGNGETLLLDCGPDLHAQLARLPGPLVPDAVLISHAHNDHLLGLGDLLDYAVYASGDMGMNGAPAGSLVPIPISTPAEVLPQLQDRFAYAFRRSAPVQPLPEEGLEVAGLRVRAFRVPHGANGHSHAFHLGQPGWRAAYVTDAIDIPGEVVGEWLTDLDLLILGTSFADESASPRAGRSVYDVREALELPWARAARRVYLTHLSHGVDVRGLTLPEGWAFAWDGLEITL from the coding sequence TTGAGGGGCACCCTTACCTTTGTGGGCACGGCGGACAGCAAGGGGGTGCCGCGCTTCTGGTGCGCCTGCCCGATCTGCACGGAAGCCCGCACCGGGGGCTTGAACCGCCGAACCCGCAGCGCCGCCCTCATCCGGGGGAACGGCGAGACGCTGCTCCTCGACTGCGGGCCCGACCTGCATGCCCAGCTCGCCCGATTGCCAGGGCCGCTCGTGCCGGACGCCGTGCTGATCTCGCACGCGCACAACGACCACCTGCTGGGCCTGGGCGACCTGCTCGACTACGCGGTCTACGCGAGCGGCGACATGGGCATGAACGGTGCCCCCGCCGGGTCGCTCGTCCCCATCCCCATCTCCACGCCCGCCGAGGTGCTTCCGCAACTTCAGGACCGCTTCGCCTACGCCTTCCGACGATCCGCCCCTGTCCAGCCTCTTCCTGAGGAGGGGCTGGAGGTCGCGGGGCTGCGCGTCCGGGCCTTCCGGGTGCCCCACGGGGCGAACGGGCACAGCCACGCTTTCCACCTCGGCCAGCCCGGCTGGCGCGCGGCCTACGTGACGGACGCCATCGACATCCCCGGGGAGGTGGTGGGCGAGTGGCTGACGGACCTCGACCTGCTGATCCTCGGCACCTCCTTCGCGGACGAGTCGGCCTCTCCGCGTGCGGGGCGAAGCGTGTACGACGTGCGCGAGGCGCTGGAGCTGCCCTGGGCGCGAGCGGCTCGCCGCGTGTACCTCACCCACCTCTCGCACGGGGTGGACGTGCGCGGCCTGACGCTGCCGGAAGGATGGGCCTTCGCGTGGGACGGATTGGAGATCACGCTGTAA
- a CDS encoding CAP domain-containing protein has product MRSYEMLALVGGLLALTACGSAPSPSPSITSSPTPSSLGGTFEQQVLNLTNQARAQARTCGADRFAATTPLMSDARLEQAAQRHAADMAARNYFNHTSQDGRTFVQRITAAGYTWRTVGENIAAGQTSPEEVVAAWLASEGHCRNIMSPSFQELGVGYARGGSYGHYWVQDFGAR; this is encoded by the coding sequence ATGCGCTCCTACGAGATGCTTGCCCTGGTCGGGGGTCTGCTGGCCCTGACAGCCTGCGGCTCCGCACCCAGCCCCTCCCCGAGCATCACGTCCAGCCCCACCCCCTCCTCGCTCGGCGGCACCTTCGAGCAACAGGTGCTTAACCTCACCAACCAGGCCCGCGCCCAGGCCCGGACGTGCGGCGCCGACCGGTTTGCCGCCACCACGCCCCTCATGTCCGATGCGCGGCTGGAGCAGGCCGCGCAGAGGCATGCGGCGGATATGGCGGCGCGGAACTACTTCAACCACACCAGCCAGGACGGACGCACCTTCGTCCAGCGCATCACGGCGGCGGGTTACACCTGGCGCACGGTCGGGGAGAACATCGCCGCCGGGCAGACCTCGCCCGAGGAAGTCGTCGCCGCGTGGCTGGCAAGCGAGGGGCACTGCCGCAACATCATGAGCCCGAGCTTTCAGGAGCTGGGGGTCGGGTACGCGCGGGGCGGCTCCTACGGGCACTACTGGGTGCAGGACTTCGGGGCGCGTTGA
- the yedA gene encoding drug/metabolite exporter YedA, with protein MTAAAARTARLTPAVLLSLALVYVVWGSTYFGIKVAIGSLPPLGMLAVRFLLAGTLLYAFLRWRGAPAPTAREWRSSAAVGLLLLGGGTGLVTLAERDASSSVAAMVLAVSPLFAALFARLWGERTGGREWLGIGVGLVGIALLNIGELHATPLAALLLILAPLCWTFGSQWSRHLPLPGGLMGSAAEMLAGGLILLLLSLGLGEHWSTPTAASLWALAYLVLFGSLVAYSAYMYLVAHTRPALATSYAYVNPVVAMLLGVGLGGEHLTGLGWAALGVILTGVVLVAWPRREAASGAQASA; from the coding sequence GTGACTGCCGCCGCCGCCCGGACCGCCCGCCTGACGCCCGCCGTCCTGCTCTCGCTCGCCCTGGTGTACGTCGTGTGGGGCAGCACCTACTTCGGGATCAAGGTGGCGATTGGCAGCCTGCCGCCGCTGGGGATGCTCGCCGTGCGCTTCCTGCTCGCCGGGACGCTGCTGTACGCCTTCCTGCGCTGGCGCGGCGCTCCGGCCCCCACCGCGCGGGAGTGGCGGTCGAGTGCCGCTGTGGGCCTGCTGCTGCTGGGCGGCGGCACGGGGCTGGTCACGCTGGCGGAGCGCGACGCGAGCAGTTCGGTCGCGGCGATGGTGCTCGCGGTCTCTCCCCTCTTCGCGGCGCTGTTCGCCCGGCTGTGGGGCGAGCGGACGGGCGGGCGCGAGTGGCTGGGGATCGGAGTGGGCCTCGTCGGGATCGCGCTGCTGAACATCGGGGAACTGCACGCCACGCCGCTGGCCGCCCTCCTGCTCATCCTGGCACCGCTGTGCTGGACGTTCGGCAGCCAGTGGTCGCGCCACCTGCCCCTGCCGGGCGGCTTGATGGGCAGCGCGGCCGAGATGTTGGCGGGCGGACTAATCCTGCTGCTCCTCAGCCTGGGCCTGGGGGAACACTGGTCCACCCCGACTGCCGCCAGCCTGTGGGCTCTGGCGTACCTGGTGCTCTTCGGCAGCCTGGTCGCCTACAGCGCGTATATGTATCTCGTGGCGCACACCCGCCCCGCGCTGGCGACGAGTTACGCCTACGTGAACCCGGTGGTCGCGATGCTACTGGGCGTGGGGCTGGGGGGCGAGCACCTGACCGGGCTGGGCTGGGCCGCCCTCGGGGTGATCCTGACCGGGGTGGTGCTGGTCGCGTGGCCGCGCCGCGAAGCGGCATCTGGGGCGCAGGCCAGCGCGTGA